One window from the genome of Nitrospirota bacterium encodes:
- a CDS encoding DUF4157 domain-containing protein, which produces MPPAALVTTHAFGLTARKAVEQLPAHSKKTPGAGLPLFLQPKLAISQPNDPAEVEADRVAEQVMRMPESRVQRQCVACEEEVSISRKPSGVSGEAVPASVPLVLGSPGHALDAGARSFFEPRVGRDLGHVRVHTDAQASRSATDVQALAYTVGSHIVFRVGQYAPDATEGKRLLGHELTHVLQQAGTGMRGSAHVQRTVASTNCRAGANSAPADPTATLTALDARAAGLAQAAAILTAVGSASATMDIDVTTHPVGQAFVARFGLPPAVRRGFRNRFTGEVLPTLNEALSEELDRVSRRLQSIADLYSGPVRYRCITGATTFADCDTHCRDRSASACEGVRVIFLCPTFWAIAGPERQALLLIHEGAHVRFGNPTHSVGGRLHNFRHPECLASFVADLFGHGTNTPACPVP; this is translated from the coding sequence ATGCCTCCAGCAGCGTTGGTTACCACACATGCTTTTGGCCTAACAGCCAGGAAAGCAGTCGAGCAGCTCCCTGCGCATTCCAAGAAAACTCCTGGGGCTGGTCTCCCGCTTTTCTTGCAACCCAAGTTGGCCATCAGTCAACCGAACGATCCCGCTGAAGTAGAAGCTGACCGGGTCGCCGAGCAGGTCATGCGGATGCCAGAGTCGAGGGTGCAGCGGCAATGCGTGGCCTGTGAGGAAGAGGTCTCGATTTCCCGAAAGCCTAGCGGTGTATCGGGTGAAGCGGTGCCGGCTTCGGTGCCATTGGTGCTGGGCTCGCCGGGCCATGCGTTGGATGCAGGAGCACGATCATTTTTTGAACCGCGCGTTGGCCGTGACTTGGGGCATGTGCGGGTCCATACCGATGCGCAGGCCAGCCGGTCGGCGACAGATGTTCAGGCGCTGGCCTACACCGTGGGTTCCCACATCGTCTTTCGAGTTGGGCAGTATGCTCCTGACGCGACGGAGGGGAAACGGTTATTGGGGCATGAACTCACGCATGTATTGCAGCAGGCTGGCACCGGGATGCGCGGGTCTGCGCATGTTCAACGAACGGTGGCGAGCACCAATTGTCGCGCGGGGGCCAATAGCGCGCCTGCCGATCCGACCGCAACGTTGACGGCACTTGACGCGCGTGCAGCCGGATTGGCGCAAGCGGCGGCGATTCTTACGGCCGTCGGATCCGCCTCTGCGACCATGGACATCGACGTGACGACACATCCGGTAGGGCAGGCCTTTGTCGCTCGATTCGGTCTGCCGCCTGCGGTTCGCCGAGGATTCCGGAATCGGTTTACCGGAGAGGTGTTGCCCACTCTCAACGAAGCGCTTTCAGAGGAGCTGGATCGTGTATCCCGACGCTTGCAGTCGATTGCTGATTTGTATTCCGGTCCGGTGCGGTATCGGTGCATTACCGGAGCGACGACATTCGCTGATTGTGATACACATTGCCGGGACCGATCCGCCTCTGCCTGTGAGGGCGTGCGCGTCATTTTTCTCTGTCCAACATTTTGGGCCATCGCGGGTCCGGAGAGGCAGGCGCTTTTGCTGATCCATGAAGGGGCCCATGTACGCTTTGGGAATCCCACCCATAGTGTAGGCGGTCGATTGCATAATTTCCGTCATCCCGAATGCCTGGCGAGTTTTGTGGCTGATCTGTTTGGACATGGGACCAACACCCCTGCGTGCCCTGTGCCCTAA
- a CDS encoding PPC domain-containing protein: MDKAFIAGAKMYPKTGGTTSTAVELLVNAKRRTQASIGKAGEEDLYRFTAAADARYVIDTLGQTDVVMKLFGPNNETALIAEDDDAGLDSNARIAGDLIAGEYFVQVRHYSRQSGTGKYSTKVRKL, from the coding sequence ATGGATAAGGCGTTCATCGCCGGCGCGAAAATGTATCCGAAAACAGGCGGGACGACATCGACCGCCGTCGAGCTGCTCGTCAATGCCAAACGTCGCACCCAGGCCTCGATCGGGAAGGCGGGAGAAGAGGATCTCTATCGGTTTACGGCCGCAGCAGATGCGCGGTATGTGATTGATACCCTCGGTCAGACGGATGTGGTCATGAAACTGTTCGGGCCGAATAACGAGACTGCTTTGATCGCGGAGGATGACGATGCCGGTCTCGACTCCAACGCCAGAATCGCCGGAGACTTGATTGCCGGTGAGTACTTTGTGCAAGTTCGCCATTACAGTCGTCAGAGTGGGACCGGCAAGTACTCGACCAAGGTGCGAAAACTGTAA
- a CDS encoding M12 family metallopeptidase produces the protein MFDRNDGAWSYIGTDCRGIPLDGPTMNLGFLEGGTAGHEFGHAIGLAHEHQNPAGGIQWNEAVVIREAAKSPNFWSEENARHNILRKYSAAQINGTAFDPDSIMLYFFLLPGLSTASRPKPMMSCP, from the coding sequence GTGTTTGATCGCAACGACGGGGCCTGGTCCTATATCGGCACCGATTGCCGTGGCATCCCGTTGGATGGACCGACGATGAACCTGGGGTTCCTCGAGGGCGGGACTGCGGGACATGAGTTTGGCCATGCCATTGGATTGGCCCATGAACATCAAAACCCTGCGGGCGGTATCCAATGGAACGAAGCTGTGGTTATTCGTGAAGCCGCCAAATCGCCGAACTTCTGGAGTGAAGAGAACGCACGCCACAACATTTTGCGGAAATATAGCGCCGCGCAAATCAATGGGACTGCGTTCGATCCGGACTCCATCATGCTCTATTTTTTCCTGCTTCCTGGACTCTCAACGGCATCGCGACCAAAGCCAATGATGTCCTGTCCTTGA
- a CDS encoding DUF4157 domain-containing protein, which produces MRVSRKAQGVTVGDVSASVDSVLRSPGQPLTASARAFFEPRFGQDLKDVRVHADRDAQRSAQEVNAQAYTVGSHVVFNAGRYMPDTPKGLQLLAHELTHTIQQSISSSCGIGLQRQPLPQEEIEMPAVFAADRRKRTWRQYARLLGEQDAARIRRDGTLSSDLRDELNAKLRFFEDQARTMYIREIKPALFEVLGRDGATGAMPRSTPKNPSLLSLDYNGPDVCGGQPCATDEEIDPDLSLASRTGRSELPHSALGQTFSAEVRIRIVELLEHDVDLACHPPTRRCKYARATLETFLRSGEIVEYRNYDGGPGPANLTALYVSLGSLALEMCLANPFGCAMSFGIAGSSSNGGFEGCGAVAGFGAGVTFRLPGGAKLLSSVIRYAERDIIVVETSRGPQAFYRSTGINSGKEGTWLPFDGSIDMPGGFLKERFTSGAGLLEGDPLFRYGTGELKGISEQLGKMALPTGQAVGTSYDVNLLLQKIGARNPLD; this is translated from the coding sequence GTGAGGGTATCGCGGAAGGCGCAAGGTGTCACAGTTGGCGATGTTTCAGCCTCGGTCGATTCTGTCCTTCGCTCGCCAGGGCAGCCGTTGACTGCATCTGCACGTGCTTTCTTCGAGCCGAGGTTTGGGCAAGACCTGAAGGATGTCCGCGTTCATGCGGACAGGGATGCTCAGCGGTCGGCGCAGGAGGTCAATGCTCAGGCCTATACGGTCGGTTCTCACGTCGTCTTCAACGCCGGGCGCTACATGCCTGACACTCCGAAAGGCCTGCAGTTGTTGGCGCATGAGCTGACGCATACGATTCAGCAGTCGATCTCTTCGAGTTGTGGAATAGGGCTTCAGCGTCAGCCGCTACCGCAGGAAGAGATCGAGATGCCAGCGGTGTTTGCCGCGGACCGGCGTAAGCGAACGTGGCGACAGTATGCTCGATTGCTCGGGGAGCAGGATGCCGCTCGAATTCGAAGAGACGGGACGTTGTCTTCCGACCTGCGCGATGAACTCAATGCCAAGCTGCGCTTCTTCGAAGACCAAGCACGCACAATGTATATTCGCGAAATTAAGCCGGCTTTATTTGAGGTTCTTGGGCGAGATGGGGCCACAGGGGCGATGCCACGTTCCACCCCAAAGAACCCCAGTTTGCTATCGTTGGATTATAACGGGCCTGACGTGTGTGGTGGGCAACCTTGTGCGACGGATGAAGAAATTGATCCTGACCTCTCGTTGGCCAGTCGTACCGGGCGCTCGGAGTTGCCACATTCAGCGTTAGGTCAAACGTTCTCGGCAGAGGTACGGATTCGTATCGTTGAATTGCTTGAGCATGACGTCGATCTGGCCTGTCATCCCCCGACTCGACGCTGTAAATATGCCAGAGCCACTCTTGAGACTTTTCTGAGGAGCGGGGAAATAGTCGAGTATCGGAATTACGATGGGGGGCCAGGACCCGCCAATCTGACAGCCTTATACGTATCGCTTGGATCGCTGGCGTTGGAGATGTGTCTCGCCAATCCTTTTGGCTGTGCCATGTCATTTGGCATTGCGGGCTCTTCGAGTAACGGGGGCTTTGAAGGGTGTGGTGCCGTGGCTGGGTTTGGCGCGGGGGTTACATTCCGGTTGCCGGGGGGTGCGAAGCTCCTGTCCTCGGTGATTCGCTATGCTGAGCGAGATATCATCGTCGTTGAAACTAGCCGGGGCCCGCAGGCTTTTTATCGATCAACCGGGATTAACAGTGGAAAGGAAGGTACGTGGCTTCCGTTCGACGGTTCTATCGACATGCCGGGTGGGTTTCTCAAGGAACGATTCACGAGCGGCGCCGGGTTGCTGGAGGGAGATCCATTGTTTCGATACGGTACGGGCGAATTAAAAGGGATCTCTGAACAACTTGGCAAGATGGCCCTCCCGACCGGTCAGGCGGTCGGGACTTCCTATGACGTTAACCTCTTGCTCCAAAAAATTGGCGCAAGAAACCCATTGGATTAG